One window of the Halictus rubicundus isolate RS-2024b chromosome 6, iyHalRubi1_principal, whole genome shotgun sequence genome contains the following:
- the LOC143355326 gene encoding uncharacterized protein LOC143355326, which produces MDVLICRLCGNNLIEGKCKAIFEESTDLIHKITEVLPISISIDDNGSKHICSPCYDKIILCYKFIGDVIEYSKRSENGVQIKSFFNLSREVTDFSKIHNDAVYTCPNCNTGLIILLVSNSPDYDYTFQIALAMVNHSGKKHILREKNIQLHKNLIHFNSIKNSSIHLKDVSKTMDIEDNKNSRNQVSLILPVLQEEDVNCLDKVSVIEDSEITTQKKTKIKLDESDFSNDSSSLSKVLKFNEIYESNENLLDCNDDSINTPIKTEPESNHVCEIDSKTDCKSNKDAHIDELYILKKDETQEENDIYKSCLKYVCKFCGVRYLSHMKYEFHMERHKLGKMYKYVCTLCSKETSSENLLWDHYFHTHKSLQRYICMECGKLFAKKSRLNGHQKMYSHKGIKQIQVNSSDDNIDKDVIEKAIAATEQEKLSVNCNLCGKVVSDFDADAINDLVTCADCGDSTLSLMVDGNETKVISPRQYHCSQCPKHFVRKERLEFHEMRHNENMNEFVCSTCGKDFRAENSLYEHYLFVHKGARPHICELCGKSFQLKARLKEHHRIHTGERPYQCDVCGQKCRTTNALKLHRKIHFSNNRYTCNVCNKSFSKKQNMNEHLEKHWKNDKNVSLLQVFRCPICLENFPTYRMLKYHMVEVHKLNNQDPILTKQKPWHECGECDEKFKHQMSLKAHKERVHEGRVDPLYQCDTCNASYRVKQLLVNHIKSKHSGERRYKCAQCEKGFNDTKSLYNHVLLHTGKKPYVCEYCNMRFRRKDSRDHHRRKHTGEQPYQCPDCGESFSTYNNRSKHRKREHGEDPECPECREKCSNQQEIRIHLNKHLGEKLKELQCINIEET; this is translated from the exons ATGGATGTGTTGATATGTCGTTTATGTGGTAATAATCTCATTGAGGGAAAATGCAAAGCTATCTTTGAGGAATCGACTGACTTAATACACAAAATAACAGAAGTTTTACCGATTTCA ATATCTATTGATGATAATGGTTCAAAGCATATATGTTCGCCATGCTATGATAAAATTATTCTTTGCTACAAATTCATTGGAGACGTAATCGAATATTCTAAAAGATCAGAGAACGGGGTGCAGATAAAATCTTTTTTTAACTTGTCTAGAGAAGTAACAGACTTTTCAAAGATTCACAATGATGCTGTGTACACATGTCCCAATTGCAACACtggtttaatcattttattagtCAGTAATTCGCCGGACTATGATTATACTTTTCAAATTGCATTAGCCATGGTAAATCATTCAGGAAAGAAGCATATTTTAAGGGAAAAGAATATACAACTACATAAGAATTTAATACATTTTAATAGCATTAAGAACAGCAGTATACATCTCAAAGATGTAAGTAAAACAATGGACATAGAAGACAATAAAAATTCACGTAATCAAGTGAGTCTTATATTGCCTGTGTTACAAGAAGAAGATGTGAATTGTCTTGATAAAGTGTCTGTTATAGAAGATTCAGAGATAACAACacagaagaaaacaaaaataaaactcGATGAATCTGATTTTTCCAATGATTCAAGTAGTCTGTCAAAAGTACTAAAATTTAATGAGATATATGAATCTAATGAAAACTTATTGGACTGTAATGATGACTCCATAAACACTCCAATAAAGACTGAACCAGAAAGCAATCATGTGTGTGAAATAGACAGCAAAACTGATTGTAAAAGCAACAAAGATGCACATATAGATGAATTATATATACTCAAAAAGGATGAGACACAAGAAGAAAATGATATTTATAAATCTTGCTTGAAATATGTTTGTAAATTCTGTGGAGTACGTTATCTTTCGCATATGAAATATGAATTTCATATGGAGAGGCACAAATTAGGTAAAATGTATAAGTACGTGTGTACACTCTGTAGTAAAGAGACAAGTAGTGAAAACTTATTATGGGATCATTACTTTCACACGCATAAAAGTCTACAACGTTACATATGTATGGAATGTGggaaattatttgcaaagaagtCTCGATTAAATGGCCACCAGAAAATGTACAGCCACAAAGGTATAAAACAGATTCAAGTTAACTCTAGCGACGATAATATTGATAAAGACGTTATAGAAAAAGCTATAGCTGCAACAGAGCAAGAAAAACTTTCTGTAAACTGTAATCTCTGTGGAAAAGTAGTCTCAGATTTTGATGCGGATGCTATTAATGATCTAGTCACTTGCGCTGACTGCGGAGATTCGACTCTTTCCCTTATGGTAGATGGGAATGAAACAAAAGTAATCTCCCCTCGGCAATATCATTGCTCTCAGTGCCCGAAACACTTTGTACGAAAAGAGAGACTGGAGTTCCACGAAATGAGGCATAACGAGAACATGAACGAATTCGTTTGCAGTACCTGCGGAAAGGATTTTAGAGCAGAGAATTCGTTATACGAGCACTACCTTTTCGTCCACAAAGGCGCGAGGCCTCACATCTGCGAACTATGTGGCAAATCATTTCAGTTGAAAGCTAGATTGAAAGAGCATCATCGAATTCATACAGGCGAAAGACCTTATCAATGCGATGTTTGCGGTCAAAAGTGCAGAACCACGAACGCCTTGAAACTCCACAGAAAAATCCATTTCTCCAATAACAGGTATACTTGTAACGTGTGCAATAAGTCGTTCAGTAAAAAACAGAATATGAACGAGCATTTGGAGAAGCATTGGAAAAACGATAAAAACGTGTCGTTACTACAAGTATTTAGATGtccaatttgtttagaaaatttcCCAACATATCGCATGTTGAAGTATCACATGGTCGAAGTTCATAAATTGAATAACCAAGACCCAATCCTTACGAAGCAGAAACCATGGCACGAATGCGGAGAATGTgacgaaaaatttaaacatcaaATGTCTTTGAAAGCCCACAAAGAGAGGGTACACGAAGGCAGAGTAGACCCACTTTATCAATGCGATACGTGTAACGCTAGTTACAGAGTTAAACAGCTTTTAGTGAATCATATCAAGAGCAAACATAGCGGCGAAAGACGCTACAAGTGTGCACAATGCGAGAAAGGATTTAATGATACAAAATCTTTGTATAATCATGTGCTGTTACACACTGGAAAGAAGCCGTACGTTTGCGAGTATTGTAACATGCGTTTCAGGAGAAAAGATTCCAGGGATCACCATCGTCGAAAGCACACTGGTGAACAACCTTATCAGTGTCCAGACTGCGGGGAATCATTTTCTACTTATAATAATAGATCTAAGCATCGAAAACGTGAACACGGTGAAGATCCTGAATGTCCTGAGTGTAGGGAAAAGTGTAGCAATCAACAGGAAATTAGAATCCATTTGAATAAGCATCTtggagaaaaattaaaagagtTACAATGTATAAATATTGAAGAAACATAG